In the genome of Oxalobacter aliiformigenes, one region contains:
- the glgB gene encoding 1,4-alpha-glucan branching protein GlgB produces the protein MQNTVTPTDVLECVISGDFHDPFSVLGMHRESGRLFVRTLLPGAVSVSVVDAHSGKELVRMERFADTALFDAEIPGRKEPFPYRLKIDWGTHRQELEDAYRFPCVLGDIDVWLLSEGTHHRPYERLGAHPAVMEGIAGVSFAVWAPNARRVSVVGDFNGWDGRRHMMRYRYECGVWEMFIPHVMPGDLYKYEIKDIAGEIRLKADPYAFRAQLRPDTASVVHGLPPAVPSDERRKAANAPDAPVSIYEVHLGSWRLPGDGRRWLTYRELAEQLIPYVKSLAFTHIELMPVNEYPYDDSWGYQSTGIYAPTARFGTPDDFRYFVEAAHDSGIGVILDWVPAHFPADEHGLVRFDGTALYEHADPKEGVHQDWGSIIYNYGRTEVSNYLVGNAFYWIERYGVDGLRVDAVASMLYRDYSRAPGQWVPNKYGGRENLEAIAFLRKLNETVIAERPEAVTMAEESTSFPGVTHPVRDGGLGFHYKWNLGWMHDTLSYLREDPLFRKYHHDKMRFGMMYAYSENFILPLSHDEVVHCKGSLIGKMPGDEWQRFANLRAYFGFMWGYPGKKLLFMGGEFAQYREWDSNGSLDWYLLQYPLHAGMQRLVRDLNTVYRDFSPLHRLDYDPQGFEWIIHDDTDSSVFCFMRRDGEKQSVIVISNFTPVPRYGYRIGVAEPGWYREIINTDAAIYGGSGVHNHELPAQPVPSNGMPWSLEVTAPPLATCMLVRKDS, from the coding sequence ATGCAAAATACAGTAACGCCCACTGATGTACTGGAATGCGTCATTTCCGGTGATTTCCACGATCCTTTTTCTGTTTTGGGTATGCATCGCGAGAGCGGCAGACTGTTTGTCAGGACATTGTTGCCGGGCGCAGTTTCCGTGTCGGTCGTTGATGCCCATTCGGGGAAAGAGCTGGTCAGGATGGAGCGGTTTGCGGATACGGCATTGTTTGATGCGGAAATTCCCGGACGGAAGGAGCCATTTCCCTATCGGCTGAAAATCGATTGGGGAACGCATCGGCAGGAACTGGAAGATGCCTACCGTTTCCCGTGCGTACTGGGTGATATCGATGTCTGGCTGTTGTCGGAAGGGACGCATCATCGGCCTTACGAGAGGCTGGGTGCCCATCCCGCCGTGATGGAAGGAATCGCCGGTGTCAGTTTTGCCGTATGGGCCCCCAATGCACGGCGTGTTTCGGTTGTTGGTGATTTCAATGGCTGGGACGGGCGGCGACACATGATGCGCTACCGTTATGAATGTGGTGTCTGGGAGATGTTCATTCCACATGTCATGCCGGGTGATCTGTACAAGTATGAAATCAAGGATATTGCCGGAGAAATCCGGCTGAAGGCCGATCCATACGCTTTCCGTGCACAGTTGCGTCCGGATACGGCATCTGTCGTGCACGGGTTGCCTCCGGCTGTTCCTTCTGACGAGCGGCGCAAGGCCGCCAATGCGCCGGATGCACCTGTCAGCATATACGAGGTTCATCTGGGGTCCTGGCGTTTGCCGGGGGATGGGCGTCGCTGGCTGACGTACCGTGAACTGGCCGAACAGCTGATTCCGTATGTCAAGAGTCTTGCGTTCACCCATATCGAGCTGATGCCGGTCAACGAATACCCCTATGATGATTCATGGGGGTATCAGTCTACGGGGATCTATGCGCCGACGGCCCGGTTCGGGACACCGGATGATTTCCGTTATTTCGTCGAGGCGGCGCACGACAGCGGGATCGGGGTCATACTGGACTGGGTGCCAGCCCATTTTCCGGCGGATGAGCATGGACTTGTCCGGTTTGACGGGACGGCGCTTTATGAACATGCCGATCCGAAGGAAGGCGTTCATCAGGACTGGGGGAGTATCATCTACAATTATGGTCGTACCGAGGTCAGCAATTATCTGGTGGGCAATGCGTTTTACTGGATTGAGCGGTATGGCGTGGACGGTCTCCGGGTCGATGCGGTGGCTTCCATGTTATACAGGGATTACAGCCGCGCTCCGGGACAATGGGTTCCGAACAAATATGGGGGCCGTGAAAATCTCGAAGCGATCGCGTTTTTGCGGAAACTGAACGAAACCGTAATTGCCGAGCGGCCCGAGGCGGTAACGATGGCTGAAGAATCGACCAGTTTTCCCGGTGTTACCCATCCGGTGCGGGATGGCGGTCTCGGTTTTCACTACAAATGGAATCTGGGATGGATGCACGATACGCTGTCTTATCTGCGCGAGGATCCGTTGTTTCGCAAATACCATCACGACAAGATGCGTTTCGGAATGATGTATGCCTATTCCGAAAATTTCATTTTGCCTCTGTCACATGATGAAGTCGTCCACTGCAAGGGATCGCTGATCGGAAAAATGCCGGGCGATGAATGGCAGCGTTTTGCCAATCTCAGGGCCTACTTCGGATTCATGTGGGGATATCCGGGCAAAAAACTGCTTTTCATGGGAGGGGAATTCGCCCAGTATCGTGAGTGGGATTCGAATGGCAGCCTTGACTGGTATTTGCTGCAGTATCCGTTGCATGCAGGCATGCAACGGCTTGTCCGCGATCTGAATACGGTGTACCGGGATTTCTCTCCCCTGCACAGGCTGGATTATGATCCGCAAGGTTTTGAATGGATCATTCATGACGACACGGACAGTTCGGTTTTCTGTTTCATGCGGCGCGACGGGGAGAAACAGTCTGTCATCGTGATAAGCAATTTCACGCCGGTACCCCGTTACGGGTACCGTATCGGGGTTGCCGAACCGGGATGGTATCGCGAAATTATCAATACCGATGCCGCCATTTATGGTGGCAGCGGTGTTCACAATCATGAATTGCCGGCACAGCCGGTTCCGTCAAACGGAATGCCATGGTCGCTGGAAGTGACGGCACCTCCGCTGGCAACCTGCATGCTGGTCAGAAAGGATAGCTGA
- a CDS encoding alpha-D-glucose phosphate-specific phosphoglucomutase → MSVQTISTTPFEDQNPGTSGLRKTVPVFRQPHYLENFVQSIFDSVTGYQGKTLVLGGDGRFFNSVAIQVILKMAAANGFGKVMVGQYGILSTPAASCLIRKYGTFGGIILSASHNPGGLSGDFGIKYNIGNGGPAPEKVTNAIYARSRKIREFKISDAPDVDLGKTGSVRMENMTIEVIDPVTDYAELMQSIFDFDTIRSLFADGFRFRFDAMHAVCGPYARTIIEKMLGAPEGTVVNAVPLEDFGGHHPDPNPVNAKELMDYMNGPDGADMGAATDGDGDRNMIVGRHIAVTPSDSLAILAANATLIPGYSGGIAGIARSMPTSTAADRVAAALQVSCYETPTGWKFFGDLLDDNKITLCGEESYGTSSNHIREKDGIWAILFWLNLLAVTGKSVNEIVHDHWKSYGRNYYSRHDYVNIDSRQAAALMDHLRGQLDGLAGKRFGRYMIEKADEFSYTDPVDGSVSGRQGIRIFFTDGSRIVFRLSGTGTVGATLRVYFDRYEKDRIDQDLSAALGELIGIAGEVADIARFTGLKKPTLIT, encoded by the coding sequence ATGTCAGTTCAGACAATTAGTACTACCCCTTTCGAAGACCAGAATCCGGGGACATCCGGATTGCGGAAAACCGTGCCGGTTTTCCGTCAGCCTCATTATCTGGAAAATTTCGTCCAGTCCATTTTCGATTCCGTAACCGGTTATCAGGGCAAGACCCTTGTTCTGGGAGGGGACGGACGTTTTTTCAATTCCGTTGCCATACAGGTCATTCTCAAAATGGCGGCAGCCAACGGTTTCGGCAAGGTCATGGTCGGCCAGTACGGCATTCTGTCGACGCCGGCAGCGAGCTGCCTTATCCGGAAATACGGGACGTTCGGCGGCATTATCCTTTCCGCGAGCCATAATCCCGGCGGTCTTTCCGGCGATTTCGGCATTAAATACAATATCGGCAATGGCGGACCGGCACCGGAAAAGGTCACGAATGCCATTTATGCGCGATCCAGGAAGATTCGTGAGTTCAAAATTTCCGATGCGCCGGATGTGGATCTGGGAAAAACCGGATCGGTCCGAATGGAGAACATGACGATTGAGGTAATTGATCCCGTTACGGATTATGCCGAACTGATGCAGTCGATTTTCGATTTCGATACCATCCGTTCCCTTTTTGCCGACGGGTTCAGATTCCGATTCGATGCCATGCATGCCGTTTGCGGTCCCTATGCGAGAACGATCATCGAAAAAATGCTCGGCGCACCGGAGGGAACCGTGGTCAATGCCGTTCCACTGGAAGATTTCGGCGGTCATCATCCTGATCCGAACCCCGTCAATGCCAAAGAACTGATGGACTACATGAATGGGCCGGATGGTGCCGATATGGGGGCCGCAACAGATGGGGATGGTGACCGGAACATGATTGTCGGGCGTCATATCGCCGTGACACCTTCAGACAGTCTCGCCATTCTGGCGGCCAATGCAACGCTCATTCCCGGATATTCCGGCGGTATCGCCGGCATCGCCCGCTCCATGCCGACATCGACTGCGGCGGACAGGGTGGCGGCGGCCTTGCAGGTTTCCTGTTACGAGACGCCGACCGGCTGGAAATTTTTCGGCGATTTGCTCGATGACAACAAGATCACCCTGTGCGGTGAAGAAAGCTATGGCACCAGTTCCAACCATATACGGGAAAAAGATGGTATCTGGGCCATTCTTTTCTGGCTCAATCTGTTGGCGGTGACGGGCAAATCGGTGAACGAAATCGTTCATGACCACTGGAAATCATATGGCCGGAATTATTATTCCCGTCATGATTATGTCAATATCGACAGCAGGCAGGCGGCAGCACTGATGGATCATTTGAGAGGCCAACTGGATGGACTGGCCGGTAAAAGATTCGGCCGGTACATGATTGAGAAGGCGGACGAATTCTCTTATACCGATCCGGTTGACGGATCGGTGTCAGGCAGACAGGGAATCCGGATCTTTTTCACCGACGGTTCACGTATCGTTTTCCGCCTCTCCGGAACGGGAACAGTCGGCGCGACGCTCAGGGTTTATTTCGACCGGTATGAAAAAGACCGGATCGATCAGGATTTGTCGGCCGCACTGGGAGAACTGATCGGGATTGCCGGCGAGGTGGCCGATATCGCAAGGTTCACCGGATTGAAAAAACCGACGCTCATTACCTGA
- the glgC gene encoding glucose-1-phosphate adenylyltransferase encodes MKFVEDKMLAASQLPKRTIALVLAGGRGTRLHQLTDNRAKPAVYFGGKFRIIDFALSNCINSGIRRVGVITQYRPHSLIRHLQRGWSFLRGEQNEFIDLMPAGQQMEEGLWYRGTADAVAQNKGILRSYGPEYILVLAGDHIYKMDYSLLLLDHVERKSPCTVACIEVPRMDATGFGVMDVDDNRKITRFLEKPADPPGMPDNPDKALASMGIYVFNADYLYNLLDEDCADNTSSHDFGKDIIPKIVSQGNAMAHYFSMSCVPPAQFVPPYWRDVGTVDSFWMTNLELTSNMPQLNIYDEDWPIWTYQEQEPPAKFVPDPHGMDGVISNTMVSGGCIICGSKISNTILFSKVRVQAFCNLDQVVVLPDCEIGQGSRLKKVVIDRGCRIPEGTVIGEDPELDAQRFYRSPNGVVLVTQEMFARLYNFEHIPKVE; translated from the coding sequence ATGAAGTTTGTCGAGGATAAGATGCTTGCGGCAAGCCAGTTGCCAAAGCGTACCATTGCACTTGTTCTGGCTGGCGGAAGAGGGACCCGGCTTCATCAGCTGACTGACAATCGTGCGAAGCCGGCGGTCTATTTCGGCGGCAAATTCAGAATCATCGATTTTGCTCTTTCAAATTGCATCAATTCAGGTATACGTCGTGTCGGAGTCATTACCCAGTATCGTCCGCATTCCCTGATCCGCCATTTGCAAAGAGGGTGGAGCTTTCTGCGGGGCGAACAGAACGAGTTCATCGACCTGATGCCGGCAGGGCAACAGATGGAAGAGGGGTTGTGGTATCGGGGTACGGCCGATGCCGTTGCGCAGAACAAGGGAATCCTGCGTTCTTACGGGCCCGAGTACATCCTTGTACTGGCAGGTGACCATATCTATAAAATGGATTATTCCCTGTTGCTTCTGGACCATGTCGAACGGAAGTCTCCCTGTACGGTAGCCTGTATCGAAGTGCCGCGTATGGATGCGACCGGTTTCGGGGTCATGGATGTGGACGATAACCGCAAGATCACCCGTTTTCTTGAAAAACCTGCCGATCCGCCGGGTATGCCAGACAATCCCGACAAGGCACTTGCCAGCATGGGCATCTATGTTTTCAATGCCGACTATCTGTACAATCTGCTGGATGAGGATTGTGCGGACAATACGTCTTCCCATGATTTCGGGAAAGATATCATTCCGAAAATCGTTTCCCAGGGCAACGCGATGGCACATTATTTCAGCATGTCATGTGTCCCCCCCGCCCAGTTTGTCCCTCCCTACTGGCGTGATGTCGGTACGGTCGATTCGTTCTGGATGACCAATCTCGAGCTGACATCCAATATGCCGCAGCTGAACATTTATGATGAAGACTGGCCGATCTGGACATATCAGGAACAGGAGCCGCCGGCCAAATTCGTTCCGGATCCGCACGGCATGGATGGTGTGATTTCCAATACGATGGTATCGGGAGGGTGTATCATTTGCGGTTCCAAGATATCCAATACCATTCTGTTTTCAAAGGTACGCGTTCAGGCGTTCTGCAATCTCGATCAGGTTGTTGTACTGCCGGACTGTGAGATCGGGCAGGGATCCCGTCTGAAGAAAGTCGTGATCGATCGGGGATGCCGCATTCCGGAAGGAACTGTCATCGGCGAAGATCCCGAGCTGGATGCACAGCGGTTTTATCGCAGTCCGAATGGCGTTGTTCTGGTCACTCAGGAAATGTTTGCCAGACTGTACAATTTTGAACATATCCCGAAGGTAGAATAA
- the glgA gene encoding glycogen synthase GlgA — MSENQFPLKVLHVCSEIFPLLKTGGLADVTAALPPALEKDGCEVRMLVPGFPEFVKGIDSPDLVTELPAKFGARRIRLMYGKMPATGVPVYYIDAPDLYDRTGNPYNAFDGQPYHDNHLRFALLGWCAARLVEGFDYFWRPDIVHGHDWHAGLAFAYIKALEWNTGKRTVGTVFTVHNMAYQGNFPAHVFSELDLPFSMLNPDGIEFYGQVSYLKSGFYYADKVTTVSPTYAREIQHGEQSCGLGGVVRQRSSDLVGILNGVDTHAWNPKTDDRIEANFHERSMTGKKKCRLALQKEMELSEQKDNPVFCVVSRFAAQKGLHLVVEGLNAIVERGGQIVVMGNGEHWLEEAFTRFAQDFPGQVAVRIGYDEDRAHRIFAGSDVILIPSRYEPCGLVQMYGSLYGTLPLVHRVGGLADTVTDSSLENLVENRATGFCFEHFDYSSFDSAVQRAFALYERQKDWKKVQKRGMKLSFGWERSAKLYAALYRQIKVGA; from the coding sequence GTGAGTGAAAATCAGTTTCCGCTGAAGGTTTTGCACGTTTGTTCCGAAATTTTCCCTCTTCTTAAAACCGGAGGTCTCGCCGATGTAACGGCGGCTTTGCCGCCGGCGCTGGAAAAGGACGGTTGTGAAGTCCGCATGCTGGTGCCGGGTTTTCCCGAATTCGTGAAGGGGATTGACAGTCCGGATCTCGTCACGGAGTTGCCTGCCAAGTTCGGTGCACGCCGGATCAGGCTGATGTATGGCAAAATGCCAGCAACGGGAGTGCCCGTTTATTATATTGACGCACCGGATCTGTACGACCGGACCGGTAATCCGTATAACGCTTTTGACGGGCAGCCTTATCATGACAATCACCTCCGTTTCGCGCTTTTAGGGTGGTGTGCCGCACGTCTTGTGGAAGGGTTCGATTATTTCTGGAGACCGGATATCGTTCATGGCCATGACTGGCATGCCGGTCTGGCCTTCGCCTATATCAAGGCGCTGGAATGGAATACGGGGAAGAGAACCGTGGGGACGGTGTTTACCGTTCACAATATGGCTTATCAGGGAAATTTCCCCGCTCATGTATTCAGTGAACTGGATTTGCCGTTTTCGATGCTGAATCCGGACGGTATCGAGTTTTACGGACAGGTTTCATATTTGAAATCGGGCTTTTATTATGCCGACAAGGTCACGACAGTCAGTCCCACCTATGCAAGGGAAATCCAGCATGGCGAACAGTCCTGCGGGCTGGGCGGTGTGGTCCGGCAGCGTTCTTCCGATCTGGTCGGTATTCTGAACGGAGTCGATACGCATGCATGGAATCCGAAAACGGATGACCGTATCGAAGCGAATTTTCATGAACGTTCGATGACCGGCAAGAAAAAATGCCGGCTTGCATTACAAAAGGAAATGGAGCTTTCCGAACAGAAGGATAATCCCGTTTTTTGTGTGGTCAGCCGTTTTGCCGCGCAAAAGGGATTGCATCTGGTTGTCGAGGGATTGAATGCTATCGTCGAACGGGGTGGACAGATCGTCGTCATGGGAAACGGGGAGCATTGGCTGGAGGAGGCATTTACCCGTTTCGCACAGGATTTTCCCGGACAGGTCGCTGTTCGGATCGGTTATGATGAGGACAGAGCCCACAGGATTTTTGCCGGGAGCGATGTGATCCTGATCCCGTCCCGTTATGAACCTTGCGGTCTGGTCCAGATGTACGGTTCCCTTTATGGCACGCTTCCATTGGTACATCGTGTCGGTGGCCTGGCCGATACGGTAACGGACAGTTCACTGGAGAATCTGGTTGAAAACCGGGCGACCGGTTTCTGCTTTGAGCATTTCGATTATTCGTCATTCGACTCGGCCGTCCAGAGAGCGTTTGCATTGTATGAACGGCAAAAAGACTGGAAGAAAGTCCAGAAAAGGGGGATGAAACTGTCGTTCGGATGGGAGCGTTCCGCGAAATTGTACGCGGCGCTGTACAGACAGATAAAAGTCGGGGCATGA
- the glgX gene encoding glycogen debranching protein GlgX, whose protein sequence is METDSNTRLEPGKSSPLGAYWDGNGVNFSLAAPSAKAVTLCLFDETGQEELAQLSLNPSEEGIWSGYLPGGAPGLVYGYRVSGVYSPEKGQRFNDRKVLLDPYARLIVGRYEGQDEFSDASDTDTGAMALKGRVIHEIYDWGDDVPPHVPSGQMILYELHLKGFTKRHPGIPEEIRGTYAALAEPVILDYLEKLGITSVELLPVFAMADEARLTREGRVNYWGYNTIGFFAPENRYWSGRPGTTPVSEFRDMVRALHSRKIEVILDVVYNHTAEGNEDGPTLSFKGIDNAMYYHLRPDNPACYENWSGCGNSLNLGHPHVLKMVMDSLRYWVTEMHVDGFRFDLAPTLAREKREYSINAGFFRAIAGDPVLSRVKLIAEPWDLGPEGYQLGGFPFGWFEWNDKFRDCMRSFWLHQGSSLTEFAQRFMGSQDFFGARERLPAASINYVTSHDGFTMKDLVSYNHKHNEANGENNRDGSDHNLSWNCGEEGEAVLREVILRREKLKRSLLATLILSQGTPMLVAGDEFGQTQNGNNNPYCQDNELTWLNWEQADTGLQDFVAQLISLRKTHPALGQNKWFTSEHSDFVMPDAGIRWLSPNGGDQLGRQWSNKRLFSMGILIRANDGSHPCLILLNASVQPVIFRLPPGRWKVLSDSSSTFENGANLEFQALLPGHTIMLAVP, encoded by the coding sequence ATGGAAACGGACAGCAATACCCGGCTGGAACCCGGAAAATCTTCTCCGCTGGGAGCGTACTGGGATGGCAATGGTGTCAATTTTTCACTGGCCGCTCCGTCGGCCAAGGCCGTCACCCTTTGTTTGTTCGACGAGACTGGCCAGGAAGAACTGGCACAATTGTCATTGAATCCTTCCGAAGAGGGAATCTGGTCCGGTTATCTGCCCGGGGGAGCCCCGGGACTGGTTTACGGTTATCGCGTTTCGGGTGTGTATTCTCCCGAAAAGGGACAGCGCTTCAATGACAGGAAAGTGCTTCTCGATCCTTATGCCCGTCTGATTGTCGGACGTTATGAGGGACAGGACGAATTTTCGGATGCATCGGATACCGATACGGGAGCGATGGCATTGAAAGGCAGGGTGATCCACGAAATATATGACTGGGGCGATGACGTGCCGCCTCATGTTCCTTCCGGACAGATGATACTCTATGAATTGCATCTGAAAGGGTTTACCAAACGCCATCCCGGTATCCCGGAAGAAATACGGGGAACATATGCGGCACTTGCCGAGCCCGTCATTCTGGATTATCTGGAGAAACTGGGCATTACTTCTGTGGAATTGTTGCCCGTTTTCGCCATGGCTGACGAAGCCCGTCTGACACGGGAAGGCCGGGTCAATTACTGGGGATACAATACGATCGGTTTTTTCGCACCCGAAAACCGTTACTGGTCGGGGCGTCCCGGTACAACACCTGTTTCCGAGTTCCGGGATATGGTCAGGGCGTTGCACAGCCGGAAAATCGAAGTCATTTTGGATGTCGTATACAATCATACGGCCGAAGGCAACGAGGATGGTCCGACGCTCTCTTTCAAGGGAATCGACAATGCCATGTATTATCATTTGCGGCCGGATAATCCCGCCTGTTATGAAAACTGGTCGGGATGCGGGAACAGCCTGAATCTGGGACATCCGCACGTTCTGAAAATGGTGATGGATTCACTCAGGTACTGGGTGACGGAAATGCATGTCGATGGTTTCCGTTTCGATCTGGCGCCGACACTGGCCCGGGAAAAACGGGAATATTCCATTAACGCCGGTTTCTTCAGGGCGATTGCCGGGGATCCGGTATTGTCCCGCGTCAAACTGATTGCCGAGCCCTGGGATCTGGGACCTGAGGGGTATCAGCTGGGCGGTTTTCCGTTCGGATGGTTTGAATGGAATGACAAGTTTCGCGATTGTATGCGCTCGTTCTGGCTGCATCAGGGGTCTTCGCTGACTGAATTCGCACAGCGTTTCATGGGATCGCAGGATTTTTTCGGCGCACGCGAAAGGTTGCCGGCGGCCAGTATCAATTATGTGACTTCGCATGACGGATTCACCATGAAAGACCTTGTCAGTTACAACCACAAGCATAATGAGGCCAACGGCGAGAACAATCGGGATGGATCGGATCACAATCTCAGCTGGAATTGCGGGGAGGAGGGGGAAGCCGTCCTGCGGGAAGTCATCTTGCGTCGCGAGAAGCTGAAACGGTCCTTGTTGGCGACGCTGATACTTTCGCAAGGAACGCCGATGCTGGTCGCCGGTGATGAATTCGGTCAGACGCAAAACGGCAATAACAATCCTTACTGTCAGGATAACGAACTGACCTGGCTGAACTGGGAGCAGGCCGATACCGGGTTGCAGGATTTCGTGGCGCAACTGATTTCATTGCGCAAGACCCATCCGGCACTGGGGCAGAACAAGTGGTTTACTTCCGAACATTCGGATTTTGTCATGCCGGATGCCGGTATCCGCTGGCTGTCGCCCAATGGGGGTGACCAGCTGGGACGCCAGTGGAGCAACAAGCGGCTTTTCAGTATGGGGATCCTGATTCGCGCAAATGATGGTTCCCATCCATGTCTTATATTGCTGAATGCTTCGGTTCAGCCGGTAATTTTCCGTCTGCCACCGGGACGCTGGAAAGTATTGTCGGACAGCAGTTCCACATTCGAAAACGGGGCGAATCTTGAATTTCAGGCCCTGTTGCCGGGGCATACCATTATGCTGGCGGTTCCATGA